TACGTATTCACGCGGCGGAAGCTTTTCTGTTTTCCCCCAAATTTGCGCTTCCCTCCCTCTTCTCGAACCTTCCGACCGCCACCgttgtcgccatcgccgccggcgccgaatTCCGCCGCGATCTCGCCTGCTCCCCCCAGTGGTAAGAGATTCGATCGGTCTCGTAGTAACTCCGGCTCGCTCGGGCACCTTAGGTGCGCCGGTTCCTGCTCGATTCGAGCTACCGGCTGCCGACTTTGCCGGCGGAACGTAATCGGCTGCGCTGTCGCAGTCGGCGGCGTGCTTAACCGCTCCCGGAATTCTGCTTAGCTATGGCGATGATTCGATGTGCCCTCCTTCGTGCTAGGAAATCTTGTGCTGTGATTTTCAGGCTTCAACTCGTTTGATGCGTCTATTTTTGGAAGTTATTAGCAGTAGCAGTGTGTTCGTGTCCTGCAATTGACCTAGCCTGCGCAATCTGTTGCTTGCTGCTAAATGTGTGGGTTTTTTCCCCCTAGCCATTAAATTCAAACAACTAGTAGACAACTCGTTATTGCCGAAGTACAGTTTGGAATCATTTGGGTTTGACTGTTCGttcaataaaagaaaaaaagaagggttTCAGAGTGTCTGCTAGCTTTAAATTTTTGCACGGTCAGAttaaggaaattttaattttacttGTTGGTTGTTTTATTTCTCAACCTCCCATTAATTGCTCCCAGTTAAGGTATTTTCAGTTGGAACATTAGTTATGATTTGTACAATCACAGATGGGATTTACAGATGAAATAGTACAAGTAGATGTGTTAGAAAGGCACTTGTTGGCTGGTTTATCACCGGATGATTATAAGGGAATAAGTGAGGATGAGATCCTCTATGATGCATCATTTGAGGCAACTGAAGACAAGTTTGTCAAGTATCAGATTACTTGGTGGATTCTGCTGTCAGTATTGTTGATCTTAGCTTGGGGAGTAGGACTCCTCATGCTGCTTTACTTGCCAATTTGGATATATGTGTGCCGGAAGGACTTCCGCTCAAGGAAGTTGTGTTTGACTCCACATGCTATTGTCTATAAGGTATCTGCATGTTGGATAGGAGATGGAAACTCTATTTGTTTTCTCTCTTAGGTTCTTACTAATATATCTAACACCCCTGCTCATAATCCAGGTAACTAGGCCTGCCACTTTTCCTTGTTTTGGTGTTTTGAGGAATGAGAAGCATGTTGTCCTTCATTCAGTTTCTGATATTGTTGTCGAACAAGGTAAGCTGAAAATAATGCAGAACAAACTTGTTCGTGACGATTCATTTAAAAAGACTGTTTGTGACTTGTTACTAAACTATTAAAGCGCTTTTGCTAGGACTTGGTTatgagagatatatatatattttcattttcCATCTTTTTGTTGAGTTAGTGCAAATCCAGTTCTTTCCTTGGTTGTGAAAAGCTATGTTAACTTGTTAAGAAgtttgttcttgttttttttaaataaatgagTGACACTCTTGGTGCAATATGCTTAGTTATCTACTGTACTCATGTGATATCTGTAGGTTATCTCCAATCACTTTTTGGTATATATTCAATCAGATTTGAGAACATTGGTGTCCGAAAGCCTTCTAGTGATGACATAAAGATAACTGGAATTAGTCATCCACATGATTTCAGGAAGGTACTAAACATTTTGATTTATCTATCTCAGTCTATCTCGAGTTTTTGTCTCATTCAGACATGCTTTCTTCAGGCTGTTCTTGTCCATCTTTTGAATACAAGCAATCTGAATCTCAGTAGAAAAGCTTATGTACACGATGATCAGCAGAGCACGAGTTCTAAACCTATAACTATGTCTTCGGTATGTCTATTTCTTAATGGTACCTTTTAATAGTTTAAACTGTAAAGATCCTTTGCATTTAGCAAGCCCTGGAGCTATGAGATCCAACCTTTCTGAATGTGCGATAGTTATAAAACTAAGAACAAGCATATATTTTGTATATCGAGGTTCTGTTTGTATAATACCTTAGGAAGTATTGTATTGTAGATATATAGCTTCTAACAACATACATGGTTTTGCTAAGTCAAGATTGTATTTCCATATTACCCTATTAAACTTGGCTAATGTTTTCATTTTACAGACCATTTTCACTGATCCCCGTGTTTTGCATGATATATATACAACACATTGAATTTTTCAGGTTCCTCCTCTTGGAGATTTGATACTTGAGAAGCTTGACGAAGTTGAAATCTCTGTGAAGGTGATAATTACAGTATCACTGTTAATTTCTCTAAGTTTTAATTATCTTCTGTTTTGTTCTCATACCATTATAGAAACATGGGTAGTGCCAACACCTACAGTGAAAATCAATACTTGTTCTGAATTCGATAATGTTGTACTTTACGTATGAGCCCTTGGGTGGAATAGATTACGGTCAGCAACACTTACTGTAGAACTCACATGTGTAGGGGTAATGGTACTACTTAATATGAAAAGCTTCTGAGAGTCCAagaattttggatttttagtttGATGGTTAGAGGCATCAAGCCAAACCCGCAGGTCATAGATGTATTACCGCCAAATTCCTGTGCTGTTTAATTCTCTAGCATTGCAGATCTGCCTTATATATTTTTGGGGTTACATTTTGTTGTTTTACAACTTTATAGATATTTTAAATACAATAttaaatatgttatttttttattaatattgGTTCCATTCAATTTGAGACTAAATGTTAGTTTCATGCAGAAAATGCAAACACTGCTAGAAGATGTTGAAAGATCCAGAATGAAGACTTAATATGTTTTGGTAGGTATGCAAAGTTTTAGTTTGCTCTCTACTTTCTCTGTGCTGTGCATCAATGTTGCCCCCATGTCAGTGTTCTGTTTTATTTTCATCTTTTTGCCCTTAATATCTGTTTCACTCAGAGTGTTTCATGAAACGCCATATTTTCAATTTGCCATTCTCTTAATTATTGGACTATTAACCAAACCATCCAAGAGGGATCCCTTTCATGGATTCTATAAATTTCATTGCTAAACTCAATGAAAATAACAAGTTCCACGTTTTTCTGGCAGagctctgaattctgaaatgaTGTCCTTTCATAGATGGTCACTATCTGAGTATCTATGCGACAAGTCCACATCCCTATAGTGGAAGTGTGGAACTCAGAAAGAACTTGACTGAAAACACACAGTTTTTTGCAGAAACTATCCAGAACGTGAATGCGGCATATGCGGAAATGCCCTTATCTCTCTCAAATTTGATGGATATTTCTGGCCTTGAAAGAGCAAATACAAAAGCACACTGTTCTGTTGGAATCACATTAATCAGCTTAAAACCTACTCTTACTAACTTAATAGTCAAATGTGAGCTCTAGTTAGTAAAATCCGTCTGCTCTTCAGAAAACTCTGGAGTGGCCAGGCTGGTAACATATATGCCTGTCAGTGGTGGTTTTCTCGACTCTGATGCCCTTAGTGCTCAATAAATTATACTAGGAGTTATAACGAATAAAAATATGACCACATGTCACTATCACAAAATGTATCCAATGCAAAAATGGTGAAGCAAAGATGCGCCACTTTTGAGGCAAAGATGACCAATCTTTAGTCTTGATTTATGTGGCAGAAAAGTATGATGAGGGGAGGCTCTCTTTTGAGGATCTTGTACCTGTTACATTGTAGAGTGCACTGCTTAAGTGTTTATTTGTCGAAAGTCTATGGAATCTTTTACTGGGTATTTTGGTAAATAGTATTATTTTTCTACAGTATTTTGGTAAatggtactacctccgttttaagttataagactttctagcattgcccacattcatatagatgttaatgaatctagacacacatatatgtctagattcattaatatatatatatacatatatatatatatatatatatatacatatatatatatacatatatacatatatacatatatatacatatatacatatatacatatatacatatatatacatatatacatatatacatatatatacatatatacatatatacatatatacatatatacatatatatacatatatacatatatacatatatacatatatatacatatatacatatatatatatgaatgtgggcaatgctagaaagtcttatgatatgaaacggaggaagtatttatcTGGTTAGATACAAATCATGCTTGCCTGATGACTTGCATTTCCAACATGTGGTTCATTGAACCTTAAGCATCCAGTCATCATGTAACCACGGGAAgttggaaaaataaaaggattGGCAACAACAGGAGAGCATGGCTAAAAGGCAGTATCTACTTCCAGTCAAGGCTGACTGCTTAACCTTTCTCCCCTTTTTCTCATCCTATGTTCACACTTCCCACTTCCCAGTAGTTAGTAGTATTTAATCACCTGGCTGAAGATTGTAGTGTACCTGCAAACAATTTGTTTGGGTGTCCTTGTCCCTGATTTATTGGGGGAATGGATCCATCATAACTTAGTTTATTGATTAGGTGGTTATGGCTGCATCGCTTTATGTCTCATCTATTGTAGTTTAAGCGCATAGTGGGCATGAATTATGTTGCCTTTTGTTTATTGTCCATTATTATCACGATCGATTAATGTTGAGTGGGAACCTAAATAATCCATGATTAAGTGCCACTCAGAGCAGCCTCTAGTGCTGTCGGGCATGACTTTATGGTAGTGTGATTGATCTAAGCCTGTCTTGCCCAATCAAACTACTATTACAGCCTGACACGATTGCTGTTACTGGTTGTCTGCCTACCTGTGTAGCCTGGACTATCTTGGAGCGTATGGTGACAAAGTTCTTATTTTTGGGGATATTTTAAGATTGAAACAATATATGGTTGGTGCCCTAGTCGTGGATATCAGCATCACGGTCATGGTTACTGTGGATAGTGGTAAGATGATGCAGACATTTTCCACGGTTGATATTTAGCTTGAGCAAGTGTTTAACTATGTTATTGTCTTATGCGTTGTCGTGTCTACTAATAGGTGCTTAGGTAGTGATGGATTAGTGTTGTTTGCTGCCTATTGTGTGATTAAGCTGGGAATTTCACTTTCTGCACATAAAGTCAGACTTGAAAATTGCAA
This genomic window from Oryza sativa Japonica Group chromosome 12, ASM3414082v1 contains:
- the LOC4352593 gene encoding uncharacterized protein is translated as MGFTDEIVQVDVLERHLLAGLSPDDYKGISEDEILYDASFEATEDKFVKYQITWWILLSVLLILAWGVGLLMLLYLPIWIYVCRKDFRSRKLCLTPHAIVYKVTRPATFPCFGVLRNEKHVVLHSVSDIVVEQGYLQSLFGIYSIRFENIGVRKPSSDDIKITGISHPHDFRKAVLVHLLNTSNLNLSRKAYVHDDQQSTSSKPITMSSVPPLGDLILEKLDEVEISVKKMQTLLEDVERSRMKT